In the genome of Lathyrus oleraceus cultivar Zhongwan6 chromosome 4, CAAS_Psat_ZW6_1.0, whole genome shotgun sequence, the window GCTCGTGCTGCATCGAAATACCTATTCTCCTCCCTCAGACCATTCTCCCCAAAATCGCCACTGGACCAACTCCTCGTTGACGGCTACGATGCTGAGCAGATTTGGCATCAAATTGATCTCCAATCACAGCCACTGATGTCCACTCTTCGCCGCCGGTTGAATCAGCTGGTCAAAAACGCTGAGGAAATTGTGCCGCTGAAGGTTCCTTCGGATGTTGCTAACAAGGCGGAGCCAAAGGAGCAGGACCAGTGGGAAGAAGAAAGTGACGGTCTTGATGAGGAATTGGATGAAGCTGACGAAGACAAGGATGATTTTGAAGGATTAGAAGAcgaggatgatgaagaggagAAAGGTGAAGGTGGTGGCATTGAAGATAAATTTTTGAAAATAGATGAATTGAATGATTATTTACAGAAACAGGAAGATAATTATGAGAAGGGTGAGGAGGGAGATCAAGACAGTGAAGATGATGATTACCTTGACAAGGTAGATTTGATTGCTCTTTGCTTGGTTGTTATTAGGCACTTTTTTTAATCATTATGTATATTGATATTGTTCCGTGCTTGTTATTTCCATATTTCTCATTAATGGCTTCCTGAGACACTTTCATTATATTTATATAGGCTGGGGAGTTTGAGATGGATGAggatgaggatgatgaagaagatgaagaagcGGAAGGCATGGGATATGAAAGGTATTTATATAAAGGAATtgaaaaaatatatttgaatgtTAATTTCAAGCTTGCAACTTAATCAATGCTTGAAACTGCTTAGAAAGTTGAAAGCTATTCATTTAGTTGTTTTTGATAGAATGTCCATTTGGTGAGGAGTCAGCAGCCAATGAAATTGAAAGCTATCCTCCACTGTCACAGGTTCCATCAGCAGACCCTAAAAAATCAAGAAAATAGAATGATGAGTGAAGTAATTATCAGATTAAGGAATAAAGAATATTTATGGAATTTAAACTAATATTGAATTAACAGACTTTCAAATACAACAGAGTCCCTTCTTTCTTCTATGTCTGATGCTCAAACAATAATCATACAAGCTTATAAGTCACTACTCACTAATATTGAGCGTTATAACTTAAACCTTATTAATAGTTTATAACAAACTTCTATGTATGTTGATTATATTGCTTATGTATTTTATCACATGCTAATGTCTTATTCTCGGATAGCACTCTTGTGGTAATGCATGGACAAGGATGTCATAGCATTTAATGTTTGTGCATATGTTATTACGTACAAAAATTTGATTTTGATGTTTTACACTTGTTATGACAATATGTTATGCAGTGGTGGTGTTGCGGGGGTATTTAACTGTTCACCCCCACACTACTTCATATATCTAGTTTGTCATGAAGTGAGAACAAAATTACTAAGAAAACTAATAACAACTTTTATTGAGGAAAAGATGGTAGAATCACGTCCAATTTTGTCATTTGAGAGGAAGATTACTAAAAACTAATAACAGAACTTAATTATATAACTCCTTGAATTTTATTACTAATTTAGATGTTTTTATTTGTATCTGTATGTGGGGTTTACTTTTTCATTCGCCGCTTTCAGGTATGAAGACTTCTTTGGAGGTAAAAAAGAAAAGGGCtcaaaaagaaaagaacaattgCTTGAGAAAACTAAAGATTTTGATGATAAAGATGACATGGAATCTGACAAACAGGTATCTTTGTGTGTCTCGAGTTTTATACAAACACACATGATTGTGATGTGAAgatgtttatttatttttaaaactaAATTTTCATGTTATGTTATTTTACTCGTGTATGTAGAAGATAAGGACTGCTTCTACCCATGAAAAGCAGCTGGAAAAAATTCAATCAAACATAAAACTGATGGAGAAAGCTAACATAGAGCCAAAAACTTGGACTATGATGGGAGAGGTAATATCACATTCCCCTATTTTTGTATCTGTCCTTTTTATAAGTTGCATATGTAGAACCTTTTCTCTTAATTAGTTATTATATTCTTTTATTATTGATTTTATAACAGGTAACTGCTGCAAAGAGACCTTTGGATAGTGCTTTGGAAGTTGATATTGACTTTCAGCATAATGTGAGACCTCCTCCTGTAATCACTGAGGAGATTAATTCTTCAATTGAGGAAATGATCAAGAAAAGGATTATTGAGGTAAATTATTATTCCATGATAACATGATTTAAGCTTCTACTCACAATGCATTGTGTTTCTCGTGTTATTTACACAAGGGTGGAAACTATATATGGATGACCCATGTAAAATTTCTGTACAAAATTGGTTGTGTCAGTAGAATCTGTGTCCTATTATTGGAAAATGGGAAAAATTCCCTTATATTACCAAAACAATGACAGCTCCTCAAGGGTCTGATTAAGTTCCAACCCTACTCTTCAAGTGTATGATTAAAATCCAACCCTCCATATTTCATAGTGTGGAGGGTCTGGTCACTCATCTCCTGCACAACTTCTGGTATGTGCTCTTCTTCACATATGCCAACCTTGAACAGCTACCCATAAGCATCTTCTTCAATCTCTAATCTTTCATGATGAGCTCATCAATAATAAGTATTAAGTAGTGGATCTCTCATTTTTGTTGGGTTTTGAACAGTTTCTGTATTAAAAGGAACTCTGACACCAACGATATAGTATGTGGCATCATATTATCGTAAATGAGAGAAGAGAACAATGGAAGCTCTTTGATGGGTCTGCTGACCTCCCAAAGTCAAAAGGCCCTAAGTCACTCAATCATCAAGATGCCCATTCACTACCCCTTTCAATTTATAAGCAACATGATATATATCTTTTACCTATCAGGTGTTAATATAATTATAGCATTACTATTAAGTTATGCAAGAGACCTGTGCAAACATGCATAAACAAAGAACACATTATCTGTTGTTTCTTATTTACGTACATGTTTTTTTCTACATGTTTCTTTCAGGGGAGATTTGATGATGTCCAAAGAGCTCCTAAATTGCCATCAAAAGCGCCCCGGGAAGTTAAAGAATTGGTAAGCCTTGTTTAACTCAATAAATAGAACTTGAAGTTCAACTCACTAGCTATATTTTGTGTTTACTAATTTGTGCAAATCATTGCCATGTAATGCAGGATGATAATAAAAGCAAGCAGGGTCTTGCAGAGATTTATGAGGTCCGTATTTCTTGACTGTGTTCAACACTGGAAATTGTATTTGACCTCCAGTTCCTTATCAAACATTTTGTTACTTTTTTAGTGATTTTCCTctgatgtttttattttattttaaatttcacAGCAAGAATATGTTCAGAAGATTGACCCCACTTCTGCTCCATTGTCAGCCAAAGATAAACTAAAAAATGAGGTGCAACACTTGATTGCTTTTCTTCATTTCTACCACTATTTAATCTCTTCATCTTTTGGTTGGGTTTTATTTCTCATGTACTTGCAGTAACCTTGGAGCGGCTCTCAATCAGGTTGTGTAGTTATCCTTTTTGAACTTTGCCACACTTAATATTGTGCCCTTACTTTTCATCAGGCTAGCATCCTGTTTAAGAAGATCTGTTTGAAACTGGACGCCCTTTCTCATTTCAACTTTGCTCCAAAACCGGTATGACATTAACATTCCTATTTTCTCTTAAAACAATATGCTGGAACATTTAAATTTCTGtctttttattttcttaaatGAATTTCACAGGTTATAGAGGACATGTGCTTTCAAACAAATGTACCTGCTCTGGCAATGGAAGAAGTAAAAAGCTATTCTTTTCTCAAAATTTTATTTATACTTCTACTTGATAGTTACTTACAATGCACTATACTTTCCATGGGTAGATTGCTCCTGTGGCTGTTTCAGATGCTGCTATGCTGGCTCCTGAGGAGGTTTTTGATGGTAAGGGTGATGTTAAAGAAGAAGCAGAACTTACACAGGCAGAAAGGAAAAGGAGGAGAGCTAATAAGAAAAGAAAATTTAAAGGTATGATTGGTTAGACAAAGGAAGTATCTGGCCTGATGTCTAGCCTGTGGCTGACATATTGATTATGGTCTTCAATATTTCCATACATGTCTTTATGCAAAGTTGCATACCATATTATGCTAATTATACGAGGAATGTTACCCAGCATTTTCTTCATACACCCAGGCAGGATCTCTTCATTCACTCTCCATTATTAATAAACAAACTTTTGTGGTTTCAGCTGAGGCAGTAAAAAGGTCGGAAAAGAAGGCAAAGTCAGAAAAGAAGCCAGACAATGCAATTTCTGAACAAGTTGATGGTAGTTTCTTTATATACCCTAAATTTGTCACATGTTAATATCTTTTGGTTATTGACCAcattttgtaaaaaaaataaagCAACTCCTATTGCAAAGGGTGTTGTATTCTGAATTCTTAAATGCAGTCACACTGGATCCTTAAATGTTGTATTCCTTTGAACACGAGGGAGGGAGGGTCATTTTTGTTAGGTTTGTCTGTATATAGGTTCTATCATTGTTAGTGGTCAGAGACAACTCTTATGTTTGGATATGATGTGGATACAAACTGTTGAATAAGTGTAGCTTGGTGGTATAGTATAAAAAATGTTTCCAAAATATAATATTGCAGCTTCTTACCTTGAATCTCCCTGTTCTTTGCAGGTTAAGACCCATGCCATATTTCACTGAAGTAGCTATGGAAGCTGGATAGTTAACAATGTTAAGTTCACAGGTATTCCGTGGCCTGAGAAAGTAAAATAGATAGGGTGGATTTTTGGGAGTCAACCATGACAAATGAGTAGTTAGAATGCTCTCTATGTTGGCTGTTTCTGTTCCTATAATTTATAGTTAGTATCAAAGTGTTGTTAGGAAGTTCTCGGTTTATTGATTACTTACTGCCCAAACATTACAAGTTTATAGCAGCTACGGTATTTACTCTGCAAGTTTTGTATTCTTTAATTTTATTGACAGTTGATTTGTATTATTCATATTAGTAGTAGCTTTGCTGGAAAAACTTTGTGGCTGCCTCAACTTTCTTCCCCCACTTATTAATTTATATGGAATTCTGGTAAAAAATAAAGTTTAACATGATGTTAAAATAATGCTCTACACAGTTAGGTATCAAAATAATTTTGTTTGGAGGAATCTGGAGATGAGGGTGAAGATATTATTAATGTTGCTTTCTAGCCCAATCAGATCAATATATCATTTGTCAATGATACCAATGataaataaatttgatatgaTTATAAATTATAAAAATTACTTTGAAAATTTAAATGTTTGATACTAAAATTATAGCAATAAACTATGACCCAAATATTCTATAAAACCAAATGAATAATACGTGCTTTGTTATAAAATAGATGTATATCCAAATTCCAAGAGTATTTTTGGTTTTTCCTGCCGATGTGCAGTAGCAATTCTTAGGGTCCATTAAGTAATTCTCTTGAATTTTGATTCAAAATTGTTGTGATACTAGCCCATTCTACTAGTCCAAACTCTGGTTATAAAACATCCATTTTTTGGTTTCCAAAACATCCTTTCCTATGTATTAAGAatcatgttgaattaataataGAAAATTACTTATGTATTTTTCATTGAATATTTTGATATTTCAATTACTTCTATGTTGAAATTACTTCATAATACTActattattatttttaatcaGTATATACTTTTCAATATAAAACTAAACATCTCTATCAAGATTTAACAATGGCAGAAATATGAAAATGGCTCATTTAATCTTTAATATTATAGTTGTAGAAAAAAGGGATTAAAAATAAACTCACTATCAAATTTAGATTCAGATGAAACCGTAAAGTCAGAAAACAGACATTGAGAGTTCAAAATTTGATTGAGACGTAAGTATAGCCGGACGGACTTTTTTGATAtaactttttttaaaataatttttatatattttgGTATAAAAAAAGCTTTAAATAAAAATTTAGTTTGAATAgttaattttaaaatattattttacatatttctattattttattaaaactttttttagatattaaaatttcaaaaattcaattaacttaaaaattatttaataatatatttttatgttttgatcttcaataatatATTTTTATGTTTTGATCTTAATAATATATTATGTTCATGTTATAGAATGATAAAGTTGATCTTTTACAAATTCAAAAAAACCTATAATATCTTAAAATACCTTTTGTAGAATTTATTAGAAAAAAATCcatttaataatatatttttatgttttgatcttcaataatatATTTTTATGTTTTGATCTTAATAATATATTATGTTCATGTTATAGAATGATAAAGTTGATCTTTTACAAATTCAAAAAAACCTATAATATCTTAAAATACCTTTTGTAGAATTTATTagaaaaaaatccatttttttaaagcCAAAACATAACGGCCCTAACACAGAAATTCATCAACCATTTAAGCCTAACAACTAAACAAAAAATATAGCAACGATTTGAACTAATAATCTCAACTGAAAAAACCCGATGCTAAATTACTGAACTAGAACTAGAACTAATTTTCCTACAAGAGGATATGAGTAGCATTTGAAATGCTTTCCCCATTGTCCAGCACTATATTACACCCTTCTctgaaaaaataaaaatgacaagAGGTGCAAAGGGTATGATGTCACACCTAACAACACCTTTCTTTCATTTTCTTAAATTTCCTTCAAGCCTTTCAATTGCAGCACTAACACCACTCTTTACTTCTCTCTGATCTGAATGTGCCTCCGAATTCCCTTCATTAGCTATTTCTACCATCTTCAAATGGATCCAACCTACGAAACAATTAACGGAAACCCAACTTTAAATAGCCACATATCATTGATGCATAAATCAGTTAAACTCTTGAATAACAATTTTGGATCTTCTCTTTTTACTTGCTAACAGGAGAGAAAATCCTGTAACGAGAGAGATAGTCAAAAActgttttttttattaaattgGTGGTGGGTCACTACAAAAGTAATAATGGCAATAAAACTCTAAAAGAGCTTTCTCCTATAAGTGATTAAGAAAGACAAATATTCAGAAATAATATAGTTACCAAGAGGAAAACAAAATGCTGCTCCCAGTACTGATCCTAGTGCCATATTCCTGGCACGCCAACGGAAAGATCCTGGCACTAACATAAAGGAAAAACCATACATTAACAAAGTAATTTTATGACATGCAGCCATTTTCCCCTTATATAACCTAAAGAATCCTATCACAAGATAAAGAGTGAATTGGCGTGTTAGAAAACCAAAATAGAGTAGTTAACTTTTTTTGTCACACAGCCTAGGTAACGTTATAGAATCCACATTGAGTATGATTTCTTACTTATTAAACCAAAAGCTGAAGCAGTGGCTGATCCAGCTCCCACAACATTGAAAACATCATGCACTCCTCGCTTGTCCGCAAGCAGATTTTGTATGTTATAAAATGCAGCAGTGAACATTCCAAGACGTACCCCTCCAACTAGTGCGCCTCGTGTAACTCGAATGAACCGTTTCTCCATTGCATCTCTCATCAATCGATATTGGGCTCGTTTGTCTTCTGTGCTCCCAAGTTTCAACATCACTTCTGCATCCTTGCTCTGGCAAAACATGGGATTGCAGTTGTTTGTTATAATATAGACATGCAGTGTTGATATTTACACAGTTGGCAAGAAACAGAATGTATAATCAACAATAGTGTTTGTGAGGATAGTTATATTTATTTCTAAACAAATGTTTGCAAAGGCTGAGATAGGTTTTATAGCATTAGATGTAAAGTATAAACATATTTTAGTTTCACTGCGACTCTACATGCACGAGCGGAGATTTCCATCAACCAAGTGCCCTTCCATTGAAGGGCAAGCACATTTAGTGTCTGTTTTTCTCTTTGAGAATGAATTTTTAGAAATAGTAATCACTGCACAATTACAAAGAGGCAGAGTAAATAGATCCTAAGCTAAACATCAATACAGCATAAAGAAAGCAATTAAAATGTGTAGTTCATGAAAGTGGCAGAGTTTTTAAAAAAACTTTACACTAGATTGTTTGAAGACCTATAACACTTACACGGGACAGAAGACTGAAGCAATTCAAAGAAAAGAACTGGCTTAGTCATCCGTTTCTAAGAAGAAACgttgctccaaacatggggggAAAATGGAAGCAGAGTAAAGGATAACAATGTAAAACAATAACCAGATACAAAATAAAAGTTTATGATCTACTGTATTTCCAACCTACCAATCAAAACAACCCATGTCTAATTTACTTTAGATTCTTAAACTATACAATCATCAAACATAAATTTATGCCAAATAATCTATTAAAGGATTGGAAAATCTGTGACATCCTCATGGTCTTCACCTAATAGATTTGTATCTTCTTTCTTAACTCACTAGTTCCGCAGAATTCCCAACAAGAAAGACAGATTAAGCAAAAAGGCTTGTACCAAGTGTTATAGAATATCAGCCATGGCGGACATCATTAGCGGTTTTTGGGCTCGCCGCAATGGTAAAACTATCTGCCAATGTTAGATTTCTACTGAAGCAGAGTTTGAGAGGATTAGGTCATAAACTTACAACAGAAGAAGATGCCTCTCTGCTACCACCATATAACATGCCTGCAAACATTGCAATAACAGTTGCTGGGCCCCAATTAACCATACCAGGTAGTCTTTGAGAACCCTGATTAAGGAGATTATTAAAATAACATTAAAATTTAACgaaattgataaaaaaaattggTATTGCAATTTTTATTTTGAAGTCTAAAACCATATAAAACCATTAACAATCGTTTATTCTAGTGATAGATAATGGTAAGCTATGCAAACAATCataaattgaaaaataaaatgaaaatctGTACATTTGGAATGGTGGATTCTGTTGAGTTGTCAGTGGCTTCCATGGTTGAAATCCACCAAATGGAAATGAAATGAAGCTGTGTAAACTGTTTGGTTGCTGAGAAATTAGGTAAGATTGAAAATCGGATCGGAAAGGGAAAATCGATTTGCAGAATTGGTTCGGTTTATATGGCGGTGGACGCCGTCGATTGCACTTGCAACACCGTGGAATCTTTCTCAGTCAGTCAGACTGTTTTGCCGAGCGTTGGGTTGTAGAACTagttttctttttctttttttcttttcttttaaatTCGTCGTGATATGATTTGCTTACTAAAAATcgttttaaaaaaataaatttgaTATAGGTGTAAAAAAGTTTATTATATGttatattaaaaaatatacaGTTTTACATGATTAgttaataaatatatattaacTAAATAAAAATACAAACCAATTTTAAAAAACTGAAAAATTGCAATTGATATACATTAACAGTGTAAAGATTTTTTACACTTTCAGTTAATCACAACCATTGATTTATTTAACATGTTTGACTATTATTTTAACCACttaaaaagtaatacaaacggatgattgtgatgcattgacagtgtaaaactttttacactgacgGTGTATAACAATtaatatatataatttaattgatatacactcacagtgtaaagattttttacactttcagttaatcacaaccattgatttatttaacatgtttgacttttattttaaccacttaaaaagtaatacaaactgatgattgtgatgcattgacagtgtaaaactttttacactgacggtgcataacaattaatctcatatatatatatatatatatatatatatataatatatatatatatatatattatatatatatatatattatatatatatatatatttaaaaaataaataaaaagtttgtattgaaaaaaataattaaatttttttgaTGAAGACAATACACAAGTTCCAAGAAAACATTCTTACAATTAGTTCTTAACATGTGTCCCTAGGGCACAAGCTAACATTACCCATATATTTCATTCGTTCCACAATGAGTGACTCATTTAAAATAAAAGAGTGTCCTAAAATGAATAACTCATTTCAATTTTCAATGAATCTTTTCCAATTTTATCCTTTAACTAATATTACTTTCATTATTTTCAATACATGATAAGGGTACTTTAGTAAATGTATCATTATCTCTCTTTCATTTATTCTTTTTTCTTAATCTGTGTACAATGGTCAATTGGGTCACTCATTATGGGACGAAAAGAGTATTAAAGATGTGTTTTGAATGTCATTTTATTAAAATTGCTTGGTTCAGATCTGTTTTGAAGGGAGCCAGAATTGATCGAAAAACAGAGGTTGCAAATTGCAACGCTGGACTTGAGTTTCCGATATGATATGAAGGGGGCTCATCTGCAAGGTTAAACTTGAATACTCAAGTCAATATGAGAGTAAGATGCGTGAATGAAGTTTGAATTTGTACTTGAAAAATGACGCACTTCATTCTTATATAGTAGAGCGATTATAATAGTTTGTCGGTGTGGAATGCATGGATACGTTAGATGGATTTAGATCTCCTGCCCCCTAACTTAAGATAGCGTATATATTCCGCGAGTGATGCGGTGAATCACTGTATTCTCTGGATCGCATCCATTAGGCCTTTTGAGCGGTCCAAAACAATTGTCCCTCAAGCCCtttgtcgcacctcgaaaaaaatggggatacgacttcaaagcgaagcgcgatcgcacgcttGCAATGATGGAccgaacagagtcgccaccgaactttatttattcctaaaaaggaaaggggaaatatcgataaaacccaagacaaaagacaggataagatatggtcatcgcaaccaatatagggttcgggagtcgattacgcaaggggaaggtattagcacccctcacgcccattgtactcaacgggaaccattaggttagttgtgtgcgttagtgttagttgaaatattaggcttttcgaattattaggtgggaaagaaagaataaaagaaaggaaaatgtttttggatttttgacgaaggactaaacctaagttttttattagtgggcctgacaagatttacaaatcctgctcctacgtatctcaaaagagaaatcaaggcttacgtagttctgggtagaaaaaatgtttgtttgttggtcgattttaacgaaagctatattgtattaatcgacgaaaacattgttttacccaaaacagatgaggagtggacgcataccacacatcgaacggatttataaatctacattcggaaaagcgtcacttatctcgactcaacaatcgtggccgaaacattgttttgtacTCCTTCCGTCCCATGTTATAAGCAAATTTCACCTTTCTAGATTCATTAAATAACTAATgtatttaatatatatatatagactagatacattaattatttaatgaatctaaaaaggtgaaatttgtttataatatgggacggagggagtataacttaagacaagatacctttcgtttatgaaaaggtttttgattaatcgcacggcggcgagaaaagagtttgattggttggatgtgttttgagtgatggcgagaacttggatgagcgagatatacatctcgaatcctagcctcaggagtgcacggtatacaccatgttccatttccacctttattgaaagaggttaagataggaattaagtattttggaatttgattgagaaatggtttgaagaaaccgcattgacagttttagacgatggcgagagccaagataggcgaggcatacgtctcgaaacttaatctcaggagtgcacggcatacaccatgttccatttccacctttattgaaaaagtgttaaataagatttaggtatcttaggtttgattgagaaagggtttgacgaaaccacattgacaattttaaatgatggcgagaactaagataggcgaggcatacctctcgaatcttaatctcaggagtgcacgctatacaccatgttccatttccacctttattgaagaaagtgttaaataagaattaggtattttgagttttgttgtgaaaatgacttgacgctagatcaagtattgatggacgttttaagagaaatttgaatgagtgtttgggagaaaacaaagtggataaatttggatgatggcgagagctaggattgacgagatatacatctcgaattctagtctcaggagtgcgcggtatacaccacgttccacttccatcttattgaaaaggtcttaactatgaattaatattttttttgagtttttattaagaaaactggcttgacgttgaatcaagcgtttgatgaaagtttgaaagaaatggaatagaataggagggagaaatgaattgatttgtttattgaaaaaatactcgacgttggatcgagtcatattctttgatcttttggaaatggttgattttattcttgtgttagtatctaactaaacagtcaaacaaataaagaaataaaacagtacaaaattattacacatcgggggagtggggtacattttgtcaaatggggattcaaaaatcatgaaataattaaatcgggcccaaacaacaaataatgcaatgtatgagtgtaagtgcaagagaaccggctcattgtaagaaagcccaagagtaagctatgtgaggttgatggcgatgcttaaaagcaatcgacttacaagggtatggaaatgggctcgatattgaatcgagaaaaatgtgattttaatagtttaaaacggctttgaatggatgatgaaattaaaggaaaccaaacttgtgttattaaacaataatgaaactatgaatataggagaaattataataaaacataaacatgaaaaaaaatgaatgctaaaagaaataaaatgctatatataggtatcgaacccactccactaaagaccatgaaactaccctctctccactaaACCACTTATGattatttataatttaaataaCAACTTAGATATATAAACCAGAATAGATTAAAGtaggaataaaaataaaaatgggGTGGTCTATTTAATGGAcgattaattaaaataaaaaggaGGAATCCCAAAAGGTGACCCTAGCCGCCTGATTGTTGGGTTCAAAAGATTAGGGATTGGGAACACAAAATAGCATTTAACTAAAACTAATACCCACAAACCACAGTTAATGACCCATTGAGAAATTTAAACGTTCACTTAGTGGGATTTAAATGTTTGCTTAATAAAGAgcaaataaataaaaaaaacaaagaaaaggaACAGTGAGGACCGCGATGAGAGTCCCAGAACTCAATCGTCCTCCTCCCAACTCTTGTTCTCCAAATCTC includes:
- the LOC127073935 gene encoding M phase phosphoprotein 10 isoform X1, translating into MASANDSGVEAFRRLKELEPPSLLVPNPTVSETARAASKYLFSSLRPFSPKSPLDQLLVDGYDAEQIWHQIDLQSQPLMSTLRRRLNQLVKNAEEIVPLKVPSDVANKAEPKEQDQWEEESDGLDEELDEADEDKDDFEGLEDEDDEEEKGEGGGIEDKFLKIDELNDYLQKQEDNYEKGEEGDQDSEDDDYLDKAGEFEMDEDEDDEEDEEAEGMGYERYEDFFGGKKEKGSKRKEQLLEKTKDFDDKDDMESDKQKIRTASTHEKQLEKIQSNIKLMEKANIEPKTWTMMGEVTAAKRPLDSALEVDIDFQHNVRPPPVITEEINSSIEEMIKKRIIEGRFDDVQRAPKLPSKAPREVKELDDNKSKQGLAEIYEQEYVQKIDPTSAPLSAKDKLKNEASILFKKICLKLDALSHFNFAPKPVIEDMCFQTNVPALAMEEIAPVAVSDAAMLAPEEVFDGKGDVKEEAELTQAERKRRRANKKRKFKAEAVKRSEKKAKSEKKPDNAISEQVDG
- the LOC127073935 gene encoding M phase phosphoprotein 10 isoform X2, whose protein sequence is MASANDSGVEAFRRLKELEPPSLLVPNPTVSETARAASKYLFSSLRPFSPKSPLDQLLVDGYDAEQIWHQIDLQSQPLMSTLRRRLNQLVKNAEEIVPLKVPSDVANKAEPKEQDQWEEESDGLDEELDEADEDKDDFEGLEDEDDEEEKGEGGGIEDKFLKIDELNDYLQKQEDNYEKGEEGDQDSEDDDYLDKAGEFEMDEDEDDEEDEEAEGMGYERYEDFFGGKKEKGSKRKEQLLEKTKDFDDKDDMESDKQIRTASTHEKQLEKIQSNIKLMEKANIEPKTWTMMGEVTAAKRPLDSALEVDIDFQHNVRPPPVITEEINSSIEEMIKKRIIEGRFDDVQRAPKLPSKAPREVKELDDNKSKQGLAEIYEQEYVQKIDPTSAPLSAKDKLKNEASILFKKICLKLDALSHFNFAPKPVIEDMCFQTNVPALAMEEIAPVAVSDAAMLAPEEVFDGKGDVKEEAELTQAERKRRRANKKRKFKAEAVKRSEKKAKSEKKPDNAISEQVDG
- the LOC127073936 gene encoding uncharacterized protein LOC127073936 → MEATDNSTESTIPNGSQRLPGMVNWGPATVIAMFAGMLYGGSREASSSVSKDAEVMLKLGSTEDKRAQYRLMRDAMEKRFIRVTRGALVGGVRLGMFTAAFYNIQNLLADKRGVHDVFNVVGAGSATASAFGLIMPGSFRWRARNMALGSVLGAAFCFPLGWIHLKMVEIANEGNSEAHSDQREVKSGVSAAIERLEGNLRK